Proteins from one Sabethes cyaneus chromosome 2, idSabCyanKW18_F2, whole genome shotgun sequence genomic window:
- the LOC128733433 gene encoding diphthine methyltransferase isoform X2, with the protein MASKINTLHSYDTLYSADSIEWCPHAPSQHLFVCGTYQLDKEEESSKAGRKGRLLLFSYRPDSNSFALEQSIETAAILDQKWHPSRPVLTVVNASGQAVTYNLLPTEEQLIPMDTLTIEKESEEEQLALSIDWNLQGDKALISDSKGGVTVLEFDERGLHQRDRFKAHSFEAWTCAFDRTDENILYTGGDDTLLNIYDIRCLEAPVMKNKCHDAGVTSLLSLRHRENLLATGSYDDQLRIFDRRAMKAPLSRTNLGGGVWRLKPNPHRPDWILCACMYHNFSIVSLKEDQSVVIESEYFEHSSICYGCDWSYASDGSKTDSYYFATCSFYDHKLCLAEIKSDNKES; encoded by the exons atggcatccaaaatCAACACCCTTCACAGCTATGACACGCTGTATTCGGCCGATTCCATCGAATGGTGCCCGCACGCACCAAGTCAGCACCTGTTCGTCTGTGGCACCTATCAACTGGATAAGGAAGAAGAATCTAGTAAAGCGGGCCGGAAAGGGCGACTGTTGCTCTTTAGCTATCGACCCGACAGTAATTCCTTTGCGCTGGAGCAATCGATCGAAACAGCAGCCATTCTGGATCAAAAATGGCACCCTTCCCGGCCGGTGCTTACCGTCGTGAACGCCAGTGGACAAGCTGTCACGTACAATTTGCTACCTACCGAAGAGCAGCTGATACCGATGGATACACTAACAATCGAAAAGGAAAGTGAGGAAGAACAGCTGGCGCTTTCCATTGATTGGAACTTACAAGGGGACAAGGCACTGATCAGTGACTCGAAGGGGGGAGTAACTGTGCTCGAATTTGATGAACGAGGACTTCACCAAAGGGATCGATTCAAAGCTCACTCGTTCGAAGCTTGGACCTGTGCCTTTGACCGAACCGACGAGAACATACTTTATACAG GTGGTGATGACACTTTACTTAACATCTATGACATTCGCTGCTTGGAAGCTCCCGTCATGAAAAACAAGTGTCACGATGCTGGAGTTACTTCACTACTTTCCCTGCGGCACAGGGAAAACTTGCTCGCCACGGGAAGCTACGACGATCAGTTGAGAATCTTCGACCGACGAGCCATGAAGGCGCCCCTCAGTCGAACCAATCTAGGCGGTGGAGTTTGGAGATTGAAGCCCAACCCACATCGGCCGGACTGGATACTGTGTGCCTGTATGTATCACAATTTCAGTATCGTGAGTCTAAAGGAAGATCAGAGCGTAGTCATCGAGTCCGAGTATTTCGAACACAGCAGTATTTGCTACGGTTGTGACTGGAGCTACGCTTCGGATGGATCGAAAACCGACAGCTACTACTTTGCAACTTGCTCGTTCTATGACCACAAGCTGTGCCTAGCTGAAATCAAAAGCGATAATAAGGAATCGTAG
- the LOC128733433 gene encoding diphthine methyltransferase isoform X1, which yields MSARATTGLEAKMASKINTLHSYDTLYSADSIEWCPHAPSQHLFVCGTYQLDKEEESSKAGRKGRLLLFSYRPDSNSFALEQSIETAAILDQKWHPSRPVLTVVNASGQAVTYNLLPTEEQLIPMDTLTIEKESEEEQLALSIDWNLQGDKALISDSKGGVTVLEFDERGLHQRDRFKAHSFEAWTCAFDRTDENILYTGGDDTLLNIYDIRCLEAPVMKNKCHDAGVTSLLSLRHRENLLATGSYDDQLRIFDRRAMKAPLSRTNLGGGVWRLKPNPHRPDWILCACMYHNFSIVSLKEDQSVVIESEYFEHSSICYGCDWSYASDGSKTDSYYFATCSFYDHKLCLAEIKSDNKES from the exons ATGTCCGCTCGAGCAACGACGGGGTTGGAAG CgaaaatggcatccaaaatCAACACCCTTCACAGCTATGACACGCTGTATTCGGCCGATTCCATCGAATGGTGCCCGCACGCACCAAGTCAGCACCTGTTCGTCTGTGGCACCTATCAACTGGATAAGGAAGAAGAATCTAGTAAAGCGGGCCGGAAAGGGCGACTGTTGCTCTTTAGCTATCGACCCGACAGTAATTCCTTTGCGCTGGAGCAATCGATCGAAACAGCAGCCATTCTGGATCAAAAATGGCACCCTTCCCGGCCGGTGCTTACCGTCGTGAACGCCAGTGGACAAGCTGTCACGTACAATTTGCTACCTACCGAAGAGCAGCTGATACCGATGGATACACTAACAATCGAAAAGGAAAGTGAGGAAGAACAGCTGGCGCTTTCCATTGATTGGAACTTACAAGGGGACAAGGCACTGATCAGTGACTCGAAGGGGGGAGTAACTGTGCTCGAATTTGATGAACGAGGACTTCACCAAAGGGATCGATTCAAAGCTCACTCGTTCGAAGCTTGGACCTGTGCCTTTGACCGAACCGACGAGAACATACTTTATACAG GTGGTGATGACACTTTACTTAACATCTATGACATTCGCTGCTTGGAAGCTCCCGTCATGAAAAACAAGTGTCACGATGCTGGAGTTACTTCACTACTTTCCCTGCGGCACAGGGAAAACTTGCTCGCCACGGGAAGCTACGACGATCAGTTGAGAATCTTCGACCGACGAGCCATGAAGGCGCCCCTCAGTCGAACCAATCTAGGCGGTGGAGTTTGGAGATTGAAGCCCAACCCACATCGGCCGGACTGGATACTGTGTGCCTGTATGTATCACAATTTCAGTATCGTGAGTCTAAAGGAAGATCAGAGCGTAGTCATCGAGTCCGAGTATTTCGAACACAGCAGTATTTGCTACGGTTGTGACTGGAGCTACGCTTCGGATGGATCGAAAACCGACAGCTACTACTTTGCAACTTGCTCGTTCTATGACCACAAGCTGTGCCTAGCTGAAATCAAAAGCGATAATAAGGAATCGTAG